The sequence ACTGGGGATCGACGTCGGTGACCTGGACCGCGTCATCCAGATCAACGCGCCCTGGTCCGTCGCCTCATTTCTCCAGCGGCTCGGCCGTACGGGACGGCGATCGGGCACGCGTCGCAACTGCCTGGTTCTGGCACTGAGCCGTGACGATCTCCTCACCGCGGCGGGGCTGCTGCACTTGTGGGGCACAGGCTATGTCGAGCCGGTGCAGCCCCCGCAGGAGCCACGGCACATTGTCGCCCAGCAACTCCTGGCGCTCACTTTGCAGGAAGGACGGATCGGCGATTCGCTCTGGCCGGACTGGTGGAACGGTCTCAGCCCTTTTGAACATCGCTCCGCTCAGCCACTGCTCGACCACCTGATCGCTGAGGGGTTCCTCGAACGAGACGGTGGTGGACTACTCATCGGGCCTGCGGCTGAACAACGCTTCGGGCGCCGTCATTTCATGGACCTGACCGCGGTGTTCACTGCACCGCCGGAGTTCACCGTGCTCCACGGCAGCATCGAGATCGGCCGTACCGACCCCGGCCTGCTGACCTCCTCGGTTCAAGGTCCGCGTCTGCTGCTTCTCGCGGGGAGGACCTGGGAGGTGGACTGGATCGACTGGAAACGGCGGCGGTGCTTCGTCGACCCCGTGGAGGGAACGGGAGGAGAGGCTCGATGGGCGTCATCGGCGTTCGGGGGCACGTCCTTCTCACTGGCACGCGCCATGCGCGATGTCGCCCTGGGTGCCGACCCCTCGGTACGGCTCACACGCCGGGCTGTCGACGTACTCGCCAAGATGCGCGCGGAGATCGCCGGCACCGTTCATCCTGAGGGCACCGTGATCGTACGTGAGGACGGCGACCTCTACTGGTGGACCTGGGCGGGATACCGGGGCAACGCCACGTTGAAGGCCACACTCGGACCTCTGGCCGATCCCACCCATCGGGTGGACGACTTGCGCGTCAGATTGCGCAACGATCTCACCAGATCCGCCTGGCGCGATGGCTTGCGGACCCTCGAGATCAGGCGTCCGGAGGTGGATGACAGAGCATTGAACGGGCTCAAATTCAATACCGCGCTTCCACGCGACCTCGCCGTCGAGACGCTGGCCACTCGCCTCGCCGATTTTTCGGCAGCGGTCTTCACGCTTACCGGGCCAACGCACCTTCTATCACGGTGACCAGCCTCACCAGTAATGCCCACAGATCCGTCCGTGATGTCGACGGGATAGCAGCTGAGGCTGGTCGCGGCACACGCCTGAGCCCCTAATGAGCACGAAAGTCGAAGGTCACGCCGGTTGTCGCACTTGTCATCGATGCCATGCCGACTGCCGACCGGGAGCGCTTCGGTATCGACCTGAGACCTCTTCCGTCTCCGCCATGGTGCTGAGAGGCGTCTCATGAAATGAGGCCCCGCATCGAGCAGGTGAGGAATCATGGACGTTCTCGTGACGGTGGACGGCGACGACGACGAGCTCTCCCGCCGTCTGCTGGAGGATCTGCGCAGGACTGCCGCGCATGAGACCAGGCTTCTGTCACGGATCGGCACCGCTGACGGACAGGGCCACCCCGACTCCATCGACCGTGCACGTGAGTCGCTGCTCTTCTCCTTCGATCCGGCCGACATCCCCGCATTCGCTCATGCGATAGTCGTCTGGCTGCGCCATCGGACCAAATTCGGTTTTTCACAGCCGGAACACGGCATGGTCGTAAGCATTTCCGCCGGGGGGCAGGAGCTCAAGCTCTCCAGCACCGAGACGGTTTCAATCTCCGAACAGGCCCGGCGCATCGGTCAGCACCTCCGGACAGGGCAGGAAGGCGGACCGGAAGCTCTCTTCGAGGACCGGAAGAACCAAATACTCCAGCGGTATCGGGAGGACCGATCCCTACGGAAGCAGGAGTTGAAGCGCTACCTGCTTCGGGCACAGCAGCGGCATGAGCTGGAGCGTGAGAGGGCGATCCAGGAGCAGCGGCAGCGTGCGACAGAGCATGAGCGTGAGAGCGCCATCCAGGAGCAGTGGCAGCGTACGGCAGAGCATAAGCGTGAGCGAGAGCGCGCTGATCTGAGCGCCCGGATGGAATTGTTCCGCCTCCTCGCGGAGCGGGGACACCTGGACAGCCCCCTCACCGGAGCGGCCGAGGACATGCTCGCCGCCATCGGGAAAGGCGCCCGCGCGGAGGATTCCCTCCGGGAAGCACTGCGCACGCAGGCCGAGGCCATGGACGCGACTGCGGGTGTGGAACCGCAGAGGCAGGCCTGCGCTGTTCATGTGAGCGAGACCCAGGCGGGCCCGGCGGTGCGGGACGCGCTCGTCGACCTGGCCGCCGCGTTCGGATGGACGGTCGAACCCGACTCCAGGCCGATCATCGGATCCTTCTTCCAGCGGCTGACGATGTGGACCAAAGATGTGGCGACCTCGGCAACCGCCAAGGAGATCGCCGAGGAGGTCCGCCGTGGCATCGAGCTGGCCACCATCCACAGCCAGCAGGCCGACAACGACAACCGGCAGGCGGAGGCCGTCGCCAAACTGGTGCAGTCGCTGGAGGGAACCGACAAGGCGGTGATGCTCGTGGGCTCCATCCTGATCATGAAGGATGACGGCCGGCTCTCGGTCAGGACGCTGACCCAGCGACAGCTCATGTTCCTCGACCGTCATGCCACCAGCGTCACCGACCCTGCCGCGGTCCTCCAGGCGCTGGACGAGTGCGCGCGATCCCACCACGCGGAGGCGCTGGAGCCTCCTACCATCGCGGCGTTTCGCGCGATCGAAACCCGTCCGGACGACGATCTGTCCGCGACACCGTGATCCCCGCAGGAGCGGTGTCGGCCCGCACAGCCGCTTCGCGCCGACCATCGTGCTGAAAGGGGCCGACAAGTATGTGGCCGCCGCATCCGGGGAGCTCTGACGGGCCGGACCCGTGAGAACGGATCAGACGCACTGAGAACGGACACCGCGTACCCGGGTCGGACCCGGGCCGGGCGGGCGCGGCAGAATGTGGCCCCATGGAAGCCCGTATCGCGATCGCCCCGTCCGCGGAGATCGGAGCGGCCTACGGCCGCGCCAACTCCCCCGACCTCGACCTTCTCCGTACCAACATCGAGAAGGCCGTGGCCGCCGGGGGCGGTGTCATCGTGCCGCCGGACGAGGCCGACGGCCTGGTGTGGCTCATCCCCGGGGAGCCGGAGGAGCTCCGGCTGGCGCTGGACGGTCACCCGGGGATCGGGTGGGTGCAGTTCCCCTGGGCGGGGGTGGAGAAGTTCGCGACGACCGGGCTCTTCCACCGGCCGGTGACCTTCACCTGCGCCAAGGGGTCGTTCGCCGGGCAGGTGAGCGAGCACGCGCTGATGTTGACGCTGGCCTGCCTGCGCAGTGTCGTACGGCAGGCGCGGACGCCGCACTGGTCTCCGGTCGATCCCCGGTCGCTGCACGGTCAGAGGGTGACGATCCTGGGCGGCGGCGGCATCGCCACCGAGCTCGTCCGTCTCCTGCGGCCTTTCGAGTGCCATGTCCGGGTGATCCGCCGCCGGCCGGAGAAGGTCGAGGGCGCCGAGGAGACGCTGCCGTCCACGGCTCTGCACGCCGTACTCCCCGAGACCGACGTCCTGGTGCTGGCCCTCGCCCTCACCCCGGAGACGAGGCACGTCATCGGCGCCGCCGAGCTGGCCCTGCTGCCGGCGGACGCCGTCGTGGTCAACGTCGCACGCGGCGCGCACATCGACACGGACGCGCTGATCGAAGCCCTCCGGGACGGGGCGATCGCCGCCGCCGGCCTGGACGTGACGGACCCCGAACCGCTCCCCGAGGGGCACCCTCTGTGGAGCGACCCCAGGGCCCTCATCACCTCGCACTGCGCGGACTCCGCCGAGTACGTCATGCGGATGCTCTGCGAGCGGGTCGAGCGGAACGTGCGTCACCTGCGGGAGGGCCTTCCGCTGGAAGGAGTGATCGATCCCACCACGGGTTACTGACCCCCTGCCGAATGCCCGTGTCCCCCTGCCGGACGCCCACGCTCTCCGCCGAACGCCCGTACCCCCTGCCGGACGCCCGTACCCTCCTGCCGGACGCCCGCACCCCCCTGCCGGACGCCCGCGCAGCCGGACGATCAGCCATGCCACCGATCCGGCGTTCCCACCGCGGGGCGGACGGCGCGCGGAGGGGGGTGGGAACCGGCTCCACCGGGTGTGACACCGTGGACGTACGTCTCGCATCTCGTGAACCGCATGCGGCACCTCACCGCGGGGAACGCCGATGCGGAGAGGAGAGATCATGTCGAACCCGCCGCTTCCGGAGGAAGCAGTCGCCATGCTGAAGAAGCCGAACCCCGCCGTCATCGCGACGCTCCGGTCCGACGGCCAGCCGGTGTCCACGGCCACCTGGTACCTCTGGGACGACGGCCGGATTCTGATCAACATGGACAAGGGCCGCAAGCGGTTGGACCACATACGCGCCGATCCCCGGGTCACCCTCACCGTGCTCGACGAGGACAACTGGTACACGCACGTCAGCATCATCGGACATGTCGCCGAATTACGTGACGACACGGATCTGAGCGGCATCGACCGGCTGGCCCAGCAGTACCTCGGGAAGGAGTATCCGCAGCGGGACCGCGGCAGGGTCAGCGCCTGGATCGAGATCGACCGCTGGCACGGCTGGGGCGCGCACAAGGACAACAGCCAGCCCGGCTGACGCCCACTCCTGCAAGGACCGCCCGGCGGTCCCCCTCACGCTCCGACGAGGGGTACGGTGCCCGTCGCGGCGGAGATCAGGTCCTCGTAGACGGACGGGTCGGTGGTGAAGGCGCCGAGGCGGACGGTCTTGTTGGTGCCGTGGTAGTCGCTGGAGCCGGTGACCCGCAGGCCCAGGTCGCGGGCGAGCCGGCGCACGTGCGCGCGGTCGTCCGCCGTGTGGTCCGTGTGGTCCGCCTCGACGCCCCACAGGCCCGCCGCCGCGAGTTCGGCGATCAGCGTGTCGGGCACGATGTGGCCCCGGCTGCTCGCCCGCGGGTGCGCCAGCACCGAGACGCCACCGGCCTCGTTCACCAGCCGGACGGCGGTGAACGCGTCGATGTCGGCCTTGGGCAGGCGGTAGCGGCGGCCCAGCCATTCCGGCGCGAAGGCCTCGCTCACGGTCTCGACGAGGCCCCGCCGGATGAGCGCCTGCGCGAGATGGGGGCGTCCCACGGTGCCGCCGGCCGCGTACTCGCGTATCTCGGGGACCGTGACGTCGATGCCGCCGTCGTTCAGCAGCGCCACCGTCCGCTCCGCCCGCTGCTCGCGGGACCTGCGGACCCGGGCCAGCTCCGCGGCCAGCGGCCCGTGACCGGGGTCGAAGAGGTAGGCGAGCAGGTGCAGCCCCACGGTCGGCTCGGCGCCGTACCACCGGCCCGACAGCTCGGCGCCGCGCACCAGCGTCAGCCCCGCGGGCAGCGCGGCCGCGGCGGCCTCCCACCCGGCGGTCGTGTCGTGGTCGGTGAGCGCCACCACGTCCAGCCCGGCCGCGGCCGCCTTCTCCGCCAGCTCGCCGGGAGGGTCCGTACCGTCACTGGCGGTGGAGTGGGCGTGCAGGTCGATCCGCATACCGCCAGCCTGTCAGCAATCCACCCGGTACGGGGACCGGCGGCGAGCCGCTCACCGCGGGGTGGCGTGTCCGGGTGCGTGTCCTCCGTTGTCCGTCGAAGGCCGGGATCCGCCGCCGGTGCGGTCAGGGGGCACGCGCCGAGGTCACCGGCGGGCATCCGGCCGGCAGTGTGACCGGGCTCACAGGATCGGGGGAAAGCAGGGGACATAGCCCGGCGGATCGCGGGGACGGTGACGCGATGGCATCGGAAATGCTGGGACATGTCGCACTTCCTGGAGACGTCGCGTCCGTTCCGCAGGCCCGGTTATACGTCCGCGACCTGCTGGGCGCCGTCGGCCCCAGCCGGTTGGAGGACGCTCTCCTCCTCGTCACCGAGCTCGTGACCAACTCGGTGCGGCACTCCGACTCCGGCTGCCGCCCCGACGGGCAGGTGGCGGTGGTCGTCACCGAGCGCACCGAGGTGCTCCACGTCGATGTAATCGACCAGGGGTCGGCCAGCCGTACTCCCCGGGTCCACCAGGACGTCGACGCGGACAGCGGCGGAGGCCGGGGACTGTGGCTGGTGCGGGAGCTGGCCTCGGCGTGGGGATGGCACGACGATCCGGCGGGACGCGTGGTCTGGTTCCAGATGACGAAACAGCCTCCGGAGTGACCCGCGCAGCCGCCACAGGGGGCACCCCGCTTCACCGCCGCCCGACTCCCCGCGCAACCACCACCGGACTCCCGCGCCTAACCGCCACCGGGACGCCCTACCTCACCGCCTCGAAACCGCCTCGTGCAACCGCCACCGGGGCGCCCCGCTTCACCGCCACCCCGCCCCCCTGCGCAACCGCCGCCGGAGTGTCCCCCACCACCGGCTCCCACCCGCGGACTTGGTGAAGATTTGAGTAAAAAGTCCGGTTGCGGCAGCCCGACATATTGACGCTCTAATCAACAGCCACGCATACTTCCCCTCATGGAAGCACAGAAGTCCACAGAAGCGGGCAAGCATGCTGCCCGCTGAGCGGCATTCGCGGATCGGGGAGGCGCTCCGGGCCTCCCGCGTGGTCAGCACCGACGACCTCGCACGCGAGCTCGCCGTGTCGGCGGAGACGATCCGCCGTGACTTCGTCCTGCTCGAACGCCGGGGAAAGCTGGTGCGCGTCCATGGAGGCGCGACGATCGCGCTCGGGCAGGCGGCCGGGGAGGAGACCCCGTTCGTCGAGCGGACCGGGACCGCCGCGGAGGCGAAGAAGCGCATCGGCCGCGCCGCGGCGGCGCTCACCCGCGCGGGCCAGACGATCGTGATCGATGTGGGGACCACCGCCGTCGACGTGGCCCGCGCGCTGCCGCTGGACTTCTCCGGGACCGTGGCCACCTGCTCCCTCCTGGTCGCGGCCGAGCTCTCCGAGCGGGCCGACATCGAGATCCTCGTCTGCGGGGGCAGGCTCCGGGGAGGAGATCTCGCGCTCTCGAACTCGGTCGCCCAGGCGTTCTTCGCGGACCTGAACCCGGACATCGCGTTCCTCGGGTCCGGCGGCGTCGACGCCGTGGCCGGTCTGACCGACTACTACCTGGACGAGATCGCCGTACGCAGGACGATCCTCAGGAACGCGGCCTGCTCGTACGTACTCGCCGACTCCAGCAAGTTCGGCCGGGTCGCCCGCCATCGCGTCGCCGGCATGGACGAGTTCGACGGCCTGATCACGGAGGCGGAGCCTCCGCCGAGCATTCGGGACGCCATCACGGGCGAGGGCGGGGTGATCGTTCTTCCCTGAAGGTCCCCGATGGTTCGAGGAGCCGGACGGCGCGGTAACGCCGCCCGGCTCAGACTCCCCCAGCCGATGCGCCATCTGACAGGAAACATAGGAGTTGGGAATCCATGTCCCAGTATTCACCACCCACCCCCGGCAGTGAGACCACCTCAGGCGTCGAGGAGTTCGGCTACAAGCAGGCGATGAAGCGCGGCACCGGCCGCTTCGCCTCGTTCGCCGTCGCGTTCGCCTTCGTCTCGATCGCCACCGGCATCTTCACCACCTACGGTTCGGTGCTGAACAGCTCCGGACCGGTCGGCATCTGGACCTGGCCGATCGTGATTGTCGGGCAGCTGGCCGTCGCGTTCATCTTCGGGTCCCTGGCCGCGCGCATCCCGGTGACCGGATACTCCTACCAGTGGATGTCCCGGCTGGCGAACCCCGTGCTCGGGTGGATCATCGGCTGGATCTCGTTCACGTTCCTGGCGATCGTGGTCGTCGCGGTGGACTACACCATCGCCTCCACCGTTCTGCCCGTTCTGCTGCAGTACGAGGGGACGGCGCTGAACGCGTGGGTGATCACAGGCGTGGTCATCCTGTTCCAGGCCGTCCTGGTGGCGTTCTCCACCAAGTGGACCGAGCGGGTCAACAACTTCGCCGTGTCCGCGGAGCTCATCGGCATGGTCGCCCTCGTCCTGCTCCTCCTCGGCGTGGGGTTCGTCGCGAAGGAGGTCAACTTCGCGAACCTGTTCAGCACCGGCGCCGTCCCGGCCGACGGCTACCTCAGCTTCGGGACGCTCACCTCGGCGGGCCCGTGGATGCTGGGCTTCCTGCTCGGCGCGTTCACGATCGTCGGCTTCGAGTCGGCGGCCAACCTCGCGGAGGAGACGAAGGACCCGGCCCGCGTCGTCCCCCGCGCCATGTGGCAGGCGGTTCTCGCCTCCGGCGTGCTCGGGTTCCTGTTCCTCGTCGCCGTCACCCTGCTCGCCGGCGACCCGGTCGAGCTGGCGAAGTCGGCGACGCCGATCGCCGATGTGATCACCCGGGTGCTGGGCCCCGTCGTGGGTACGGCGCTGCTGGTGCTGGTGGTGATCGCGATCTTCGCCTGCGGCATGGTGATCCTCATGACCGGGGTGCGCCTGGTGTGGGCGATGTCCCGCGACGAGCGGTTCCCCGGCTGGCAGGCCTGGCGGAAGATCTCGCCGCGGTTCGGCACGCCTCTGAACGCCACCGTGTTCATGCTCGTCATCGGCGAGCTGATCCTGGCGATCTTCTCCACCCGGACCGACGCCCTGTTCGGACTGTTCGCCGCCGCCACCCTGCTGCCCGCGATCATCTACACGGGGACCGTCGTCATGTACGTGGTCAAGCGGAAGGCGCTGCCGCCGAGCAGGGGATTCGACCTGGGCCGGTGGGAGATCCCGGTGATCGTCGTCGCGCTGGTCTGGCTGGTGTTCGAGCTGCTGCTCTTCCGTGACGCCTCGTTCGTGGACCCGTGGACCTACGTGCTGATCATGCTTGTCCTGGGCGCCGCGTACCTGGTGTACCTCCTGGTCACCCGCGGCGGGGCCAGGGGGCTGGCGATGCCGGACATGCACTCCATCGACGCGGAGCTGAACGCCGACGCCGCCAAGGGCACGGAAGCCGCCAGGGACGGCGCCACCGCAGGCGCGGGGGCCGTCGACGACACGGACGGGGCGCGCGGGCGGTGACGACGGTACTGGCGATAGACCAGGGGACGTCCGGCACCAAGGCGGTCGTCGTCGACGGTGACGGCGGGGTGCTCGGCATCGCCGAGCTCCCCGTCCGTCCCACCTACCTGCCCGGGGGAGGAGTCGAGCAGGACCCCCGCGAACTGCTCGACTCGGTCCTCGACGCCGGCCGCGAGGCCGTCGCGCGGGCCGGTGCGCGGATCGACGCCGTCACGCTGGCGAACCAGGGCGAGACCGTGCTGGCGTGGGACCCCGTCACAGGCGACCCCCTCTCCCCCGCCATCGTGTGGCAGGACCGCCGGTCGGCGGGCATCTGCGCGGAGCTGGACGGGTTCAGGGATCGGATCGCCGACACCACCGGGCTGATCCTGGACCCGTACTTCTCCGCCCCCAAGATGGCGTGGCTGCGCCGGAACGTGACGGGCGAGGGGGTGGTCACCACCTCGGACTCCTGGATCGTCCACCATCTGACCGGGGAGTTCGTCACCGACGTCTCCACGGCCAGCCGATCGCTGGTGACGCGGCTCGGCGACGTCGAGTGGAACGCGGAGCTGCTCGAACTGTTCCGGCTCGGCGAGGAGCGTCTGCCCCGCATCGTCTCGTGCGACGAGGTGGTCGGCGGCACCTCCGCGTTCGGCGGGCACGTCCCCGTCGCCGGGCTCGTGGTCGACCAGCAGGCGGCGCTGCTCGCGGAGAACTGCCTGAGGGCCGGCGAGGCGAAATGCACCTTCGGCACCGGCGCGTTCCTGCTGGCCAACACCGGCACCTCCGCCACCCGCTCCACGGCGGGACTGGCCGCGTCGGTCGCCTGGCGCGTCCGGGGGGAGACCTCCTACTGCTTCGACGGCCAGGTCTACACGGCCGCCTCCGCTGTGCGGTGGCTGCAGGACCTCGGTTTCGTCCGGAGCGCGGCGGACCTCGACTCCGTCGCGGCCGCGGACGCCGAAGGGGTCCTGTGCGTCCCGGCGCTGGCCGGCCTGGCCGCCCCGTGGTGGCGTCCCGACGCCAGGGCCGCGTTCACCGGGATGACGCTCTCCACCGGCCCGCGCCACCTCGTGCTCGCCGTACTGCAGGGGATCGCGGCGCAGGTCGCCCAGCTCGGCGAGCTCGTCGCCACCGACCTCGGGCAGCCGTTGACCACGCTCCGCGTGGACGGCGGGCTCACCCGGAGCCGCGTTCTCATGCAGGCGGTCGCCGATCTGATGCAGATCCGGATCGACGTCTACCCCTCCCAGCACGCCACCCCGCTGGGCGCGGTGGCACTGGCCCGCGCCTCGCTCGACCCGTCGCTCGCCCTTGAGGACGCGGTGGACGCGTGGGAACCCAGCACGACCTACGGACCTCGATGGTCCGCGGATCAGGCAGCCGACTTCCGTTCCCGCTGGGGAGAGGCCGTCGCCGCTGCCGTGACACGGGAGGGAAAGCGGTGAACACCACGGGGGAAACGGCGGTGAGCACCACGAGGGGGACGATGGGCACCACGTTCGACGTGGCGGTGATCGGTGCCGGCATCGTCGGCTCGGCCATCGCCCGCAAGCTGGCCGGATACGAGCTGAGCGTCGCGCTGCTGGACGCGCGCGACGACGTCGGCGACGGCACGAGCAAGGCGAACACCGCCATTCTGCACACCGGTTTCGACGCGAAACCCGGCACGCTCGAATCCCGCCTGGTCCGCGAGGGCTACCACCTGCTCTCCGACTACGCGGAGCGGACCGGCATCCCGGTCGAGCGCACCGGGGCCCTGCTGGTGGCCTGGACCGGGGAGGAGCTCGACGCTCTGCCGGCCCTGAAGGAGAAGGCGGAGCGGAACGGGTACGGCAAGACGCGGATCGTCGGCCGTGACGAGGTGTACCAGCAGGTCCCCCACCTCGGGGAAGGGGCTCTGGGCGGGCTGACCGTTCCCGACGAGTCCATCATCTGCACCTGGACCACCAACCTCGCCCTGGCCACGGAGGCCGTCCTGCGCGGCGTGACGCTGCTGCTGAACCGGAGGGTGCAGTCGGTCGAGGACCGCGGCGACCGCACCGCGCTGCGCACCTCCGGCGGGGAGGTGAACGCCCGCTGGGTCGTCAACGCGGCCGGACTCGGCGCCGACGTCATCGACCGGCTGTTCGGCCACGACCGTTTCACCGTCACGCCGCGCCGCGGCGAGCTGCTGGTCTACGACAAGCTCGCCCGCCCGCTGGTCGACAGGATCATCCTGCCCGTGCCCACCTCACGGGGCAAGGGTGTCCTGATCAGTCCCACCGTCTACGGCAACGTCCTGCTCGGCCCCACCGCCGAGGACCTCACCGACCGCACCGACACCGGCACCTCGGAGAAGGGGCTGGAGTTCCTGCTGGGCAAGGGGGAGAAGCTGATGCCCGACCTCCTGCGGGAGGAGGTCACGGCGACCTACGCCGGTCTGCGGGCGGCGAGCGACCACCCGGACTACCTCATCGAGGCCGACGCGGGGCGACGCTACGTCCTGGTCGGCGGGATCCGCTCGACCGGCCTCACCTCCGGCATCGCCGTCGGCGAGCACGTCGCCGAGCTGATCGGGGACGCCGGCCTGGCGCTCACGCCACGGGAGGACCTGCCGGAGCCGCCGCACATGCCCAACCTCGGGGAGGCCTACCTCCGCCCGTACCAGGACGCCGCCCGGATCGCCGGCGACCCCGCCTACGGCAGGGTGGTCTGCTTCTGCGAGAGGGTGACCGCCGGCGAGATCCGCGACACCTTCCGGTCGCCGATCCCCCCGGCCGGCCTGGAAGGGCTCCGCCGCCGCACCCGGGCGATGAACGGGCGCTGCCAGGGATTCTTCTGCGGCGCCGAGGTCGGGAAACTGATGGACACCAAGGGCGGGAGCGCCTGTGAACAGCGCCACCCGTCGCCGGAGGCACAGCGATGACAACCGACATCACCACCCTCACCCCGGACGTCGTCATCGTCGGCGCGGGACCGTCCGGGCTGAGCGCCGCCCGCGAGCTCGCGCCGAGGCTCGGCGGCGGCGTCCTCGTCCTCGACCGGGAGAGCACGGCCGGGGGCATCCCCCGGCACAGCGACCATCCCGGCTACGGGATCAGGGACATGCGACGCTTCATGAGCGGGCCCGCCTACGCCCGGAGGCTCGTCGAGCAGGCCGAAGCCGCCGGTGCGACGATCCGTACGGACGCCACCGTGACGGGCTGGGCCGGTGACCACGCGATCGAGGCCACCACCCCTCAGGGCCGCATCCGGGTCGAGGCGCGGGCCGTCGTCCTGGCCACCGGCGCCCGTGAGCGCCCGCGCCCCGCCCGCCTCATTCCCGGCGACCGCGCCCGCGGCGTCTACACCACCGGGCACCTGCAGAACCTCGTCCACCTGCGGCACGGGAAGGTCGGCAAGAGGGCCGTCATCGTCGGCGCGG comes from Streptosporangium roseum DSM 43021 and encodes:
- a CDS encoding NAD(P)/FAD-dependent oxidoreductase, which gives rise to MSTTRGTMGTTFDVAVIGAGIVGSAIARKLAGYELSVALLDARDDVGDGTSKANTAILHTGFDAKPGTLESRLVREGYHLLSDYAERTGIPVERTGALLVAWTGEELDALPALKEKAERNGYGKTRIVGRDEVYQQVPHLGEGALGGLTVPDESIICTWTTNLALATEAVLRGVTLLLNRRVQSVEDRGDRTALRTSGGEVNARWVVNAAGLGADVIDRLFGHDRFTVTPRRGELLVYDKLARPLVDRIILPVPTSRGKGVLISPTVYGNVLLGPTAEDLTDRTDTGTSEKGLEFLLGKGEKLMPDLLREEVTATYAGLRAASDHPDYLIEADAGRRYVLVGGIRSTGLTSGIAVGEHVAELIGDAGLALTPREDLPEPPHMPNLGEAYLRPYQDAARIAGDPAYGRVVCFCERVTAGEIRDTFRSPIPPAGLEGLRRRTRAMNGRCQGFFCGAEVGKLMDTKGGSACEQRHPSPEAQR